The following proteins come from a genomic window of Pedobacter faecalis:
- a CDS encoding kinase — MPSQILYYPYINLPRTDWTLRTLLYYDNVGSIVPQDYSFNPECNYEPFMLELVRENLVTPINPFDVLGNSFDLVKPFLLYINDNQQKIKRPQIKFAGQERKYKMVRIHSNKFDEQIFYVLTDMGLADRIDHQWYNVESNIGNYLMKYLASVISEKTNRLPTTDFVKPKLWRRESRNQKEKRETILDELIPFPKDINLKQLLKFKERHSDLLRTFRNEVEEITLDANILAGSPLFDVKLDKLKDSKKQLSAMMNESRFGDIIFGSVCGLIAAVQALPVAGTVGALITAAPAFMHAVHSVLQIERPENIGNQNGMKYLALMDKRIKG; from the coding sequence ATGCCAAGTCAAATACTCTACTATCCTTATATAAATCTGCCAAGGACGGATTGGACGTTGCGTACATTACTATATTACGACAATGTCGGTTCCATTGTTCCGCAGGATTATTCCTTCAATCCTGAATGCAATTATGAACCTTTTATGCTTGAGCTTGTGCGCGAAAATCTGGTAACACCGATTAATCCGTTTGATGTTTTGGGAAATTCTTTCGATTTAGTAAAGCCCTTTTTGCTATATATCAATGATAATCAGCAAAAGATAAAAAGACCACAAATAAAGTTCGCGGGACAAGAAAGGAAATACAAGATGGTCAGAATTCATAGCAATAAATTTGACGAACAAATCTTCTACGTCTTGACGGACATGGGATTAGCAGATAGGATTGATCATCAGTGGTATAACGTTGAAAGTAATATTGGGAATTATCTGATGAAATATCTTGCTTCAGTTATAAGTGAAAAGACTAATAGATTGCCAACTACTGATTTTGTGAAGCCGAAGTTGTGGCGTAGAGAAAGTCGTAATCAAAAAGAAAAAAGAGAAACTATTCTGGACGAATTGATACCGTTTCCAAAGGATATTAATCTGAAACAATTACTGAAATTCAAGGAAAGGCATTCTGATCTTTTAAGGACGTTTAGAAATGAGGTAGAAGAAATTACGCTTGACGCTAATATTCTTGCCGGAAGTCCGCTGTTCGACGTAAAACTCGATAAATTGAAAGATAGCAAAAAGCAGCTCTCAGCCATGATGAATGAAAGTCGGTTTGGTGATATCATTTTTGGATCGGTTTGTGGTCTAATAGCCGCCGTACAGGCGCTACCTGTTGCGGGAACTGTTGGTGCATTGATTACGGCAGCTCCAGCATTTATGCACGCTGTTCATTCGGTGCTCCAAATTGAAAGGCCGGAGAATATAGGCAACCAAAATGGAATGAAGTACCTTGCTCTAATGGACAAAAGGATAAAAGGGTAG
- a CDS encoding very short patch repair endonuclease, giving the protein MADVHSKETRSYNMSKIRGKNTKPEMLVRKFLHAQGFRYRLHVKDLPGKPDIVLPKYKTVIFVHGCFWHGHEGCRYYVVPKTRTEWWQAKINGNINKDLSVKALLINAGWSVIEVWECDLKKQSFSNRINELANAIRQIVKN; this is encoded by the coding sequence ATGGCAGACGTACATTCAAAAGAAACCCGTTCATATAACATGAGCAAAATCCGCGGTAAGAATACCAAACCGGAAATGCTGGTTCGTAAGTTTCTTCATGCTCAGGGTTTTCGTTACAGGCTGCATGTTAAAGACCTTCCAGGTAAGCCGGATATTGTTTTGCCCAAATATAAAACCGTTATTTTCGTACATGGATGTTTCTGGCATGGACATGAAGGATGTAGATACTATGTTGTCCCTAAAACAAGGACAGAATGGTGGCAAGCTAAAATTAATGGTAATATTAACAAAGACCTCTCAGTAAAGGCGTTGTTAATCAATGCAGGATGGAGCGTCATCGAGGTGTGGGAGTGTGATTTAAAAAAACAATCATTTTCAAATCGGATCAATGAATTGGCGAATGCAATTCGTCAAATCGTCAAGAACTAA
- the dcm gene encoding DNA (cytosine-5-)-methyltransferase, translating to MEETVYKTKNSKKVKIILPEDQELALLSHFHSTGQRIYRDALKVVDKLQNQLQEPTVEYLYNLVQKKLFGECDVPFPGPAYGKELFTFIDLFAGIGGFRMALQNLGGRCVFTSEWDKFSKQTYFANYGDYPFGDITKEAIKNLIPEKFDVICGGFPCQPFSIAGVSKKISLGRSHGFADEKQGNLFFHVADIIDKHRPKAFFLENVKNLISHDKKKTFQVIRDTFEALDYSLDFKIIDGSHFVPQHRERIIMVGFDRKQFGREVKFDFCNVILPEDKQTFRTILEPNAAPKYTLSDKLWNYLQEYAAKHKAKGNGFGFGMTNLEGVSRTISARYYKDGAEILIPQEGKNPRRLTPREAAALQGYPIFPINTNDELRSLQIPVSDNQAYRQFGNSVVVPLIQLVGEELVQTLRRMGGLEEGHKVA from the coding sequence ATGGAAGAAACTGTTTATAAAACGAAGAACTCTAAAAAAGTAAAAATAATACTGCCGGAAGATCAAGAACTAGCGCTTTTAAGTCATTTTCACTCGACTGGGCAGAGGATTTATCGCGATGCACTTAAGGTAGTTGATAAGTTACAAAATCAACTTCAAGAACCAACAGTTGAATATTTGTATAACTTAGTTCAAAAAAAATTGTTCGGTGAGTGTGATGTTCCATTTCCAGGCCCCGCATATGGCAAAGAGTTATTCACATTTATAGATCTGTTTGCAGGAATAGGTGGTTTCCGTATGGCACTCCAAAACTTAGGGGGGAGATGCGTTTTTACCTCAGAATGGGACAAATTTTCTAAGCAGACTTATTTTGCCAATTACGGGGACTACCCATTTGGAGACATTACAAAAGAGGCCATAAAGAATCTTATACCCGAAAAATTCGATGTAATTTGTGGAGGATTTCCGTGCCAGCCATTTTCTATTGCCGGTGTCTCTAAGAAAATCAGCTTAGGCCGAAGTCATGGTTTTGCAGATGAAAAGCAGGGAAACTTGTTCTTCCACGTCGCCGATATTATTGATAAACATCGCCCAAAAGCTTTTTTTCTTGAAAATGTCAAAAATTTGATTTCACATGACAAGAAGAAAACTTTTCAAGTAATCAGAGATACTTTTGAAGCTCTGGATTATTCCCTCGATTTCAAAATTATTGATGGTAGTCACTTTGTTCCGCAACATCGGGAACGTATTATCATGGTTGGGTTTGACCGTAAACAGTTCGGCCGGGAAGTTAAGTTTGATTTCTGTAATGTCATTTTGCCTGAAGATAAACAAACATTTAGAACGATTCTTGAGCCCAATGCCGCTCCGAAATATACTCTTAGTGACAAATTATGGAATTACCTTCAGGAGTATGCTGCTAAGCACAAAGCAAAAGGAAATGGTTTTGGATTTGGTATGACTAACTTGGAAGGTGTGTCCCGGACGATAAGTGCTAGATATTACAAAGATGGTGCTGAAATCCTTATTCCTCAAGAAGGAAAGAATCCAAGAAGATTAACACCACGAGAAGCCGCAGCGCTACAGGGGTATCCCATATTTCCTATAAATACTAATGATGAGCTACGGTCCCTCCAGATTCCAGTATCTGATAACCAAGCTTATCGCCAGTTTGGCAATTCGGTAGTAGTGCCGTTAATTCAATTAGTAGGTGAAGAGCTCGTGCAAACTTTACGCCGCATGGGGGGGCTTGAAGAAGGCCACAAAGTTGCTTGA
- a CDS encoding HNH endonuclease → MNVVENLQSVLLQQLPSELNISYVSGILLIRDTTIESGKGYRVEIIKEQRYFRAVFGFEDYARQLADHAAGQISGDKSFLADLAMKYPAFSGRIFRQTSEDIFDTASVQQDQWWLAFEYMAGDDEKEMLIFTDILLFLLFFLFPYQTIGEEEGNSAEGVTTTVERSRFNRSLCLAFHGYDCKACGLNMRETYRGVKNNFIHIHHLNPVAATGMTKPDPIRDMVPLCPNCHAVAHLKNPPYTVLEIKEMIKGNG, encoded by the coding sequence ATGAATGTTGTTGAAAACCTGCAGTCTGTGCTCTTACAGCAACTGCCGTCAGAGCTGAATATTTCTTATGTCAGTGGTATATTGCTGATCCGGGATACCACAATTGAATCCGGGAAAGGATACCGGGTAGAAATAATTAAAGAACAGCGCTATTTTCGGGCGGTCTTCGGATTCGAGGACTACGCCCGGCAGCTGGCCGACCATGCTGCCGGCCAGATCTCCGGGGATAAATCTTTCCTTGCTGATTTAGCGATGAAATATCCTGCTTTCAGTGGCCGCATATTCAGACAGACCAGTGAGGACATTTTTGACACTGCCTCTGTTCAGCAGGATCAGTGGTGGCTCGCATTCGAATATATGGCAGGTGATGATGAAAAGGAAATGCTGATCTTTACAGACATTCTCCTTTTCCTGCTGTTCTTTCTGTTTCCTTATCAAACCATCGGTGAAGAAGAAGGCAACTCAGCTGAAGGAGTCACTACAACAGTTGAAAGAAGCAGGTTCAACCGTTCTTTATGCCTTGCCTTCCATGGTTACGATTGTAAGGCCTGTGGACTGAATATGCGTGAAACTTATCGGGGAGTGAAAAACAATTTTATACATATTCATCATCTGAACCCTGTTGCAGCAACAGGAATGACCAAGCCTGATCCAATACGGGACATGGTCCCACTGTGTCCTAATTGTCATGCAGTTGCACATTTGAAAAATCCTCCGTATACTGTACTGGAAATTAAAGAAATGATCAAAGGCAATGGCTGA
- a CDS encoding ATP-binding protein, with amino-acid sequence MSELEQNQTQYPPSAARLVEGLRDTGYVFTTSVADIVDNSVAADADQVSIKLDLVMGQHPVLMIADNGNGMNETELTNAMVYGSPKRPDPKSLGKFGMGLKTASTSFCRKLTVISRKDSVLSIKQWDLDVISQTDKWLLLDPDKEDYAEAIEFLDEITAGGSGSVVVWENVDRLMRTHTTGTMRKRIESICKDLDKHLSGVFYNFLEKDNGFPALTIKINDKIVEPWDPFCRWLNEGGTGRLQIHKQEPVEYTLEKNGQTETIGTFHVNVYILPNRHALTSEEIDKTRYSLDNQGFHIFREDRMIYSGGWPNKLLVKDPHLNLIRVELSFDHKLDDVFQIDIKKSRIDFPKTIQDLLDKIITPPRREAQKRYREGSRDANTSGFDKLGQQHEKSSNAINKHHAEATAQSQIGSTDRQAGTAQITNQFGVSNVRLQFNDSPTRVVQTSANLQDGVLWAPGLIEGNKHAVFINEAHEFYKRFYLANQDNSALILAMDSLLWSLAEAELCVYSDSVKRNLEEMRISVSRSLRTLAEELPEIDASENDNDTEDED; translated from the coding sequence ATGTCTGAATTAGAACAAAATCAAACTCAATATCCACCCTCAGCCGCCAGATTGGTTGAAGGATTACGTGATACAGGATACGTTTTTACCACTTCGGTAGCGGATATCGTTGATAACTCCGTAGCCGCGGATGCAGACCAGGTCAGTATAAAACTTGACCTTGTGATGGGGCAGCACCCCGTACTGATGATTGCCGATAATGGAAATGGAATGAATGAGACAGAACTGACCAACGCCATGGTTTATGGCTCACCAAAGCGCCCTGATCCAAAATCACTGGGAAAATTTGGAATGGGTCTTAAAACAGCCTCTACGTCATTCTGTCGAAAGCTCACCGTTATTTCAAGGAAAGACAGTGTACTCAGCATAAAGCAATGGGATCTGGATGTCATCAGCCAAACCGATAAATGGCTGTTGCTTGATCCGGACAAGGAGGACTATGCTGAGGCGATTGAATTCCTAGATGAAATTACAGCAGGTGGCTCCGGATCAGTTGTTGTGTGGGAAAATGTTGACAGACTAATGCGAACACATACAACCGGCACTATGCGCAAGCGCATCGAAAGTATTTGCAAAGACCTTGACAAGCATCTTTCCGGTGTTTTCTATAATTTTTTGGAAAAAGACAATGGTTTCCCTGCGCTCACCATAAAAATTAATGACAAGATAGTCGAACCATGGGATCCCTTTTGCCGCTGGCTGAATGAGGGCGGCACCGGCCGCCTTCAGATACATAAACAGGAACCAGTGGAATACACACTGGAGAAAAACGGACAAACGGAAACTATAGGAACCTTTCATGTTAATGTCTATATATTACCTAACCGGCATGCTCTGACATCTGAGGAGATTGACAAAACCAGATATAGCCTTGACAACCAGGGTTTCCATATTTTTCGGGAGGACCGGATGATTTACTCGGGCGGCTGGCCAAACAAATTGCTCGTAAAAGATCCCCACCTGAACCTGATAAGGGTAGAACTTTCATTCGATCACAAACTGGACGACGTTTTCCAGATTGATATTAAAAAATCACGGATCGATTTTCCGAAAACTATTCAGGATCTCCTAGACAAAATTATTACCCCCCCACGTCGTGAAGCGCAGAAACGCTACCGAGAAGGTTCACGCGATGCGAATACTTCCGGCTTTGACAAACTTGGGCAACAGCATGAAAAATCAAGTAATGCTATAAACAAACACCACGCAGAAGCTACAGCACAGTCTCAGATCGGCTCAACAGATCGACAGGCTGGAACAGCTCAGATTACCAACCAGTTCGGGGTATCTAATGTCAGGCTGCAGTTCAACGACAGTCCGACCCGTGTAGTACAGACTAGTGCCAATCTGCAAGATGGGGTATTATGGGCGCCGGGACTCATAGAAGGAAACAAACATGCCGTATTTATTAATGAAGCTCATGAATTTTATAAACGCTTCTACCTCGCTAACCAGGATAACTCCGCGCTGATACTCGCTATGGACTCCCTGCTATGGAGTCTTGCAGAAGCAGAACTATGTGTATACAGCGACTCTGTCAAGCGGAACCTTGAGGAAATGCGTATCAGTGTATCCAGATCGCTGAGAACCCTGGCAGAGGAGTTGCCGGAAATTGATGCTTCGGAAAATGATAACGATACAGAGGATGAAGATTAA
- a CDS encoding DEAD/DEAH box helicase: MSEKKSHKEKIDQLLEAFSELIREDVEEAREILRAAGKDPDKIVEKGNKKIRAIRKKAIRAQNPIFGDDGEMLAFPVFLLDEEAGEVLLSDNTDGLRILILDEIYPLITENRVPESISMSVKEISEEALKVRLQRFLKELTFSIRMDENYASVRVRLTGTNAELDYKALQLIFRTGYLVADNKCYPVDQEAISFGKWLIGDISVEMTLSLHKALDLFSKRDDYKLLTFDQQAADFTRIFVSGSYTANTSLFVKELYPYQCDGVSWLTYCCVNRIGGILADDMGLGKTAQIIALIANVIERSLLENILIVVPGTLLENWRREFNFFAPKLLPYIHHGSQRTGSPDVLRKQQIIITSYSMIINDLYLFNKITWGLTILDEASLIKNPDAERRTALKALSSGVRIAMTGTPVENSLMDLWSLADYVQPGYLGSRNDFKSRYGGRNQFDLGNAGLAKLKDDVSFIMLRRKKEDVLDNLPERIDIHQTLVMHNTEASIYESKRNEILAAATTESGGSQILKMITELRMFTTHPLLSQPDALAMASANDLQAASFKFSRMLELLHEISVKEEKVLIFTEFLGMIDTLQRVLSALWPVEILTIDGRVETAIRQENIDRFSATEGFGIMVLNPKTAGMGLNITAASHVIHYTRQWNPALEEQASARAYRNGQKKAVNIYYLYYADTIEEVIDERLRNKTALSGEVITVSETENMEVYLNALKLSPLN, from the coding sequence ATGAGTGAGAAAAAAAGTCATAAAGAAAAAATAGACCAGTTGCTGGAAGCTTTTTCGGAACTCATCAGAGAGGACGTCGAAGAAGCCCGTGAAATATTGCGGGCTGCGGGAAAAGATCCCGATAAGATCGTTGAAAAAGGGAATAAAAAGATCAGGGCAATCCGAAAAAAAGCTATCAGAGCACAAAACCCTATTTTCGGTGATGACGGAGAGATGCTTGCATTTCCTGTATTTTTACTTGACGAGGAAGCCGGTGAAGTTTTGCTTTCCGATAATACTGACGGACTCCGTATTTTGATATTGGATGAAATATACCCTTTGATCACGGAGAACCGGGTGCCGGAGAGTATTTCTATGTCGGTAAAGGAAATCAGCGAAGAGGCACTCAAGGTAAGGCTTCAGCGGTTTCTGAAAGAGCTCACATTCTCTATCCGAATGGATGAAAACTATGCCAGTGTGCGCGTCAGGCTCACAGGAACAAACGCAGAACTGGATTACAAAGCACTTCAACTGATTTTCAGGACAGGTTACCTTGTGGCTGACAATAAATGTTATCCGGTTGATCAGGAAGCTATTTCATTTGGCAAGTGGCTTATTGGAGATATTTCTGTGGAAATGACTCTTTCTCTGCACAAAGCACTGGATCTGTTTTCAAAAAGAGATGATTACAAGCTGCTTACATTTGATCAGCAGGCTGCAGACTTTACCCGAATCTTTGTTTCGGGGTCATACACCGCTAATACGAGCCTGTTTGTAAAAGAACTATACCCCTATCAGTGTGACGGCGTAAGCTGGCTGACGTACTGTTGTGTAAACCGGATAGGCGGCATACTGGCTGACGACATGGGACTTGGTAAGACTGCTCAGATTATAGCATTGATTGCAAATGTCATTGAACGTTCGCTGCTTGAAAATATACTGATCGTTGTACCTGGCACGCTATTGGAGAACTGGCGGCGCGAGTTTAATTTTTTTGCTCCCAAACTTCTACCTTATATACATCATGGGAGTCAGCGTACGGGATCTCCGGATGTTTTGAGAAAGCAACAGATCATTATAACCTCCTACTCCATGATTATCAATGATCTTTATCTGTTTAATAAGATCACATGGGGGCTCACCATACTCGATGAGGCCAGTCTGATTAAAAATCCTGACGCGGAACGACGTACGGCACTAAAAGCACTTTCTTCAGGTGTCAGAATCGCAATGACAGGCACCCCGGTTGAAAACTCGCTGATGGACCTCTGGTCGCTGGCAGATTATGTACAGCCAGGGTATCTTGGTTCCAGAAACGATTTCAAAAGCCGTTATGGAGGGAGGAACCAATTTGATCTGGGCAATGCAGGCCTCGCCAAACTAAAAGATGACGTATCTTTCATTATGCTCCGCAGGAAAAAAGAAGATGTGCTGGATAACCTGCCGGAAAGAATAGATATTCACCAGACACTGGTTATGCACAATACTGAAGCTTCAATATACGAGTCGAAGCGCAATGAGATACTTGCTGCCGCTACCACAGAATCCGGCGGTTCACAGATTCTAAAAATGATCACTGAATTGCGAATGTTTACAACTCATCCACTTCTTAGCCAGCCTGATGCACTTGCAATGGCCAGTGCAAATGATCTGCAGGCAGCAAGCTTCAAGTTCAGCCGAATGCTGGAGCTGCTCCATGAGATTTCGGTGAAGGAAGAAAAGGTACTCATATTTACAGAATTCCTAGGCATGATCGATACGCTTCAACGTGTGCTGTCTGCTCTGTGGCCTGTGGAAATATTGACAATCGACGGACGTGTTGAAACAGCTATACGTCAGGAAAACATAGATCGGTTCTCTGCCACAGAAGGATTTGGCATTATGGTGCTTAACCCCAAAACAGCAGGTATGGGACTTAACATCACCGCTGCCAGTCATGTGATCCATTACACGCGGCAGTGGAATCCGGCGCTGGAAGAGCAGGCCTCGGCCAGAGCCTATCGCAACGGTCAGAAAAAAGCCGTTAATATTTATTATTTATACTATGCGGATACTATAGAAGAGGTCATAGACGAAAGACTACGTAACAAAACAGCGCTCTCAGGAGAAGTGATTACAGTGAGTGAGACAGAAAATATGGAAGTATATCTTAATGCACTAAAATTATCACCTTTAAACTAA
- a CDS encoding RNA polymerase sigma factor: MNESLLKILDAQDWDNVIIRLTAYVIQYCKWKRYRLPKGLEAEDIALSAIEKIYSGKRAWDYQKEPDLFNHLQSVANSVIINELKSAGASETSTDGIANHYHTVENTQEEEMYSKQLDQEIAAAMRGDPTLCLVYKALKDGLKPKDIAEEYAISKPEVQAAQKRLRRLAEKVIDQLSKVNYHE, encoded by the coding sequence ATGAATGAAAGCTTGCTGAAAATTCTGGATGCGCAGGACTGGGATAATGTTATCATCAGACTGACCGCTTATGTCATACAGTATTGCAAATGGAAACGTTACAGACTGCCGAAAGGACTGGAGGCAGAAGACATCGCATTGTCCGCTATTGAGAAGATCTATAGCGGTAAGCGTGCCTGGGATTATCAAAAAGAGCCGGACCTCTTCAACCACCTGCAAAGCGTTGCCAACAGCGTTATTATTAATGAATTGAAATCAGCAGGCGCAAGTGAAACCAGTACAGATGGCATCGCTAACCACTATCATACTGTAGAAAATACGCAGGAAGAAGAAATGTACAGTAAACAACTGGACCAGGAGATAGCAGCAGCCATGCGCGGTGATCCGACGCTTTGCTTGGTTTACAAGGCGCTGAAAGACGGGCTTAAACCAAAAGATATCGCCGAAGAATATGCTATCAGCAAGCCGGAAGTCCAAGCGGCACAGAAACGATTGCGCAGGCTAGCTGAAAAAGTGATCGATCAGTTATCAAAAGTGAATTATCATGAGTGA
- a CDS encoding Pycsar system effector family protein: MEKERLHFCIGRFDQYYDSVNSKSNVQLALGVFVTGGLISLYPWMQQKVDCTLYVHLLLGTEILIGLTAVLLTLMATTPYLASRGNSLHYFGSIAKMSGRKFAGQSQRMTATEEIEDLRTQVSALAKGLRAKFIKLRVVSWLIIAQFILAIPFIVIVYINLKK; this comes from the coding sequence ATGGAAAAAGAAAGATTACATTTTTGTATCGGGCGTTTTGACCAGTATTACGACTCGGTAAATTCCAAAAGCAATGTACAGCTGGCGCTGGGCGTTTTTGTAACCGGAGGTCTAATCTCACTATATCCTTGGATGCAGCAGAAAGTCGATTGTACCTTGTATGTGCATTTGCTGCTGGGGACTGAAATTCTGATCGGTCTGACTGCGGTGCTGTTAACACTGATGGCTACAACACCCTATCTGGCCTCACGTGGGAATTCCCTCCATTACTTTGGCAGCATTGCTAAAATGAGTGGCAGAAAATTCGCAGGTCAGTCACAGCGTATGACCGCTACTGAAGAAATAGAAGACCTGCGCACACAGGTATCAGCACTTGCCAAAGGCCTCAGAGCCAAATTTATTAAACTCAGGGTCGTAAGCTGGCTTATAATAGCACAATTCATACTTGCGATCCCTTTCATCGTCATCGTGTACATTAATTTAAAAAAATAA
- a CDS encoding adenylate/guanylate cyclase domain-containing protein has protein sequence MDLYKSYVDNIRSAIGNDRRNGPANLSLSDTSGFSNDIRKAELRTRLLNETRQSKPLISLQNIVDQLGLHPDFNQQLGLHPDFAHLKNTGNIEKHYIQSMFIDIKRSTSLFKRYEPETVLVITNTIQRAAIHTCIIFGGYIQRLHGDGMFVYFGGKNQDRKDAAKRCLTAASMFSYFVKNDLKNLFTEQGIEAIFTRIGIDHGDDKDVVWAMAGMEEISEVTTCSLHTSLAAKMQVHAESNGIVVGDNIKVLFPSQFYSTVARRTGLDKDRYIFTIPEEGFYYTQYDFDWMSYLKSLDYIATNPLYGTISLKKRTSEHLMKSTAGLYAVAAKSQPYSGL, from the coding sequence ATGGATCTTTACAAAAGTTACGTCGACAATATCCGTTCGGCGATTGGCAATGACCGTAGGAACGGTCCTGCAAATCTCAGTCTTTCCGATACATCCGGCTTCAGCAATGACATCCGGAAAGCGGAACTTCGTACCCGACTGCTGAATGAAACACGGCAGAGTAAGCCTTTAATCAGTCTGCAAAACATAGTTGACCAACTCGGCCTGCATCCGGATTTTAACCAGCAACTTGGTCTGCATCCGGATTTTGCCCATCTGAAAAACACAGGCAATATTGAAAAGCATTATATTCAGTCGATGTTTATTGACATCAAGCGGTCTACCAGTCTATTCAAGCGTTACGAGCCGGAAACGGTACTCGTGATCACCAATACTATCCAGCGTGCGGCGATTCATACCTGCATTATTTTTGGCGGCTATATTCAGCGATTGCACGGCGATGGCATGTTCGTTTACTTTGGCGGGAAGAACCAAGACAGAAAAGATGCAGCGAAACGTTGTCTTACCGCTGCCAGTATGTTCTCTTATTTCGTGAAAAATGATCTTAAAAATTTGTTTACCGAGCAAGGTATTGAGGCCATATTTACCCGCATCGGTATTGATCACGGAGACGACAAAGATGTAGTCTGGGCTATGGCCGGAATGGAGGAGATCAGCGAGGTAACAACATGCAGCCTGCATACAAGCCTGGCGGCAAAAATGCAGGTTCATGCAGAGAGCAATGGTATCGTGGTCGGCGACAATATAAAAGTACTTTTCCCATCACAATTCTACTCTACGGTAGCCAGACGTACTGGATTGGATAAGGACAGATATATTTTTACAATACCTGAAGAAGGATTTTATTATACGCAATACGATTTTGACTGGATGAGTTATCTTAAAAGCCTTGATTACATTGCCACAAACCCTCTTTATGGTACAATCAGCCTTAAGAAGCGGACCAGTGAACATTTAATGAAATCTACAGCAGGTCTTTATGCCGTTGCTGCCAAAAGCCAGCCCTATTCAGGCTTATGA
- a CDS encoding SEC-C domain-containing protein: MNLARTIKEDIGRMKERFPKLILLNYDGKPPSFEGILDVCDERGEWYGSFDVRLIASDKYPHGIPRMFETGGLIERIPDRHVNSDGSSCVAMEHVLLYRAVRGLSMNAYLQEFAWPYFANQLYFKQNGYYTPGEYAHGFKGVEQFYNESLGTADPVVAIKLIIDILNQRLPSRNDQCVCGSLKKYKNCHMKAVNYLQAVGNDRLMDDLAGFKHSLEDHKQARLGH; the protein is encoded by the coding sequence ATGAATCTGGCACGGACAATAAAGGAAGATATCGGTCGCATGAAGGAGCGTTTCCCTAAATTAATATTGCTTAACTATGATGGTAAACCTCCTTCATTTGAAGGTATTCTGGATGTATGTGATGAAAGGGGGGAGTGGTACGGCTCTTTTGATGTTCGCCTTATTGCCTCCGACAAATATCCTCACGGAATTCCGCGTATGTTCGAAACTGGTGGTCTTATTGAGCGTATTCCAGACCGCCATGTCAACAGCGACGGCAGTAGCTGTGTAGCTATGGAGCATGTACTACTGTATCGTGCTGTAAGAGGACTTTCAATGAATGCTTATTTGCAGGAATTTGCCTGGCCATATTTTGCAAATCAGCTTTATTTTAAACAAAACGGTTATTACACCCCTGGCGAATATGCGCATGGTTTTAAAGGGGTAGAACAATTTTATAACGAGTCACTTGGTACGGCGGATCCTGTTGTTGCGATAAAATTAATTATAGATATTCTTAACCAAAGATTACCGTCGAGGAATGACCAATGCGTTTGCGGTAGTCTCAAGAAATATAAAAATTGCCACATGAAAGCGGTAAACTACCTTCAGGCTGTGGGGAATGATAGGTTAATGGATGATCTTGCTGGTTTTAAACATTCGTTGGAAGACCACAAACAGGCCCGGCTCGGTCACTAA
- a CDS encoding LexA family protein, producing the protein MKEITLFKRGASTTLIPMFAEKVHAGFESPAADYEEARIDLNDYVSRYPEATFFAKVEGDCMIGSGIFPDDLLVVDRSLNAQSGDVVVGTLNGEFVLRSFFKRGCQVFLMPDNKYYKPIELTEHTKFEIWGVVPYTIYNQRRRNGARVNRFEQLLR; encoded by the coding sequence ATGAAAGAGATTACGCTGTTCAAGAGAGGGGCTTCTACTACCCTCATTCCAATGTTTGCCGAAAAGGTGCATGCAGGTTTTGAAAGTCCAGCCGCTGACTATGAGGAGGCGCGGATTGATTTAAACGATTATGTTTCCCGTTATCCGGAAGCCACGTTCTTTGCTAAGGTCGAAGGGGATTGCATGATTGGATCAGGTATATTCCCTGATGATCTTCTTGTGGTAGACCGCTCCTTAAACGCGCAATCTGGAGATGTGGTAGTAGGTACATTAAACGGAGAGTTTGTACTTCGTTCTTTCTTCAAAAGAGGCTGCCAGGTATTCCTGATGCCGGATAATAAATATTATAAACCGATCGAGCTCACCGAACATACTAAGTTTGAAATTTGGGGCGTGGTACCATACACAATTTATAACCAAAGAAGAAGAAACGGTGCTCGCGTTAATAGATTCGAGCAACTTTTACGTTAG